One genomic window of Desulfuromonas acetoxidans DSM 684 includes the following:
- a CDS encoding AAA family ATPase, producing MHTPEDDFYRCLIDAMLNGAFYDHPVSDVTLIETHISWVFLAGDFAYKVKKPLDFGFLDFSTLAKRKFCCEEEVRLNRRLAPEIYLDVVAIGGDDNGLCLNGRPTREYAVKMRRFDQPQQLDEMLRAGQLSAEKMDCFAEAMAAFHDRALVADPSSHFGTAAVVYAPVAQNFYQIRSHLPDGELEEQVTRLEVWSRTAYERLQSMLTQRKAQGFIRECHGDAHLANMAWYHDAPVFFDCIEFNADLRWIDVMNEVAFLVMDLDDRGRQDLGWRCLNRYLENTGDYAGGVVLTFYKVYRALVRAKVACLRLAQSGLTDVERAADMALVRSYLNLAEGYTQPRQAQLIITHGLSGSGKSTFVNELAPQLGALCLHSDHERKRLFGLAMDEQSRSPIRGGIYSADASRKTYTHLFELADTLLSAGLTTIVDATFLKQQDRERFCQLAKRHRALWTVLDFRVPEAELRRRIRQRTKQGTAVSEAGEDVLNVQIDAAEPLDAAERPRCISISAASDLKDVVEQIANF from the coding sequence ATGCACACGCCGGAAGATGATTTTTATCGCTGTTTGATCGACGCCATGCTCAATGGAGCATTTTACGATCATCCGGTTTCCGATGTGACGTTGATCGAAACCCATATTTCATGGGTGTTTCTGGCCGGCGATTTTGCCTATAAAGTCAAGAAACCGCTAGATTTCGGTTTTCTTGATTTTTCAACGTTGGCAAAACGCAAGTTCTGCTGCGAGGAAGAGGTGCGCCTTAACCGGCGGCTGGCGCCAGAGATTTACCTCGATGTGGTGGCCATTGGCGGAGATGACAACGGCCTTTGCCTTAATGGGCGGCCAACACGTGAGTACGCTGTAAAAATGCGTCGTTTCGATCAACCGCAGCAGCTCGACGAGATGCTGCGTGCCGGGCAGCTCAGCGCCGAAAAAATGGATTGTTTTGCAGAAGCTATGGCCGCGTTTCATGACCGGGCCTTGGTTGCGGATCCCTCCAGTCACTTCGGCACTGCTGCGGTGGTGTATGCGCCGGTAGCGCAGAATTTCTATCAAATCCGCAGCCATCTTCCTGATGGCGAGCTGGAAGAACAGGTCACTCGCTTGGAGGTGTGGAGTCGCACGGCTTATGAGCGACTGCAAAGTATGTTGACGCAGCGCAAGGCGCAAGGGTTTATCCGCGAGTGCCACGGTGATGCCCATCTTGCCAACATGGCCTGGTACCACGATGCACCGGTGTTTTTTGACTGCATAGAATTTAATGCTGATCTGCGCTGGATCGATGTGATGAACGAGGTTGCTTTCCTTGTCATGGACCTGGATGACCGCGGACGTCAGGATCTCGGTTGGCGCTGTTTGAATCGCTATCTGGAAAATACCGGTGATTATGCCGGGGGAGTCGTGCTTACTTTTTATAAAGTCTACCGAGCGTTGGTGCGCGCCAAAGTGGCGTGCCTGCGTCTGGCCCAGTCGGGGTTGACCGACGTGGAACGTGCGGCTGACATGGCGCTGGTGCGTAGTTATCTCAACCTTGCCGAAGGCTATACCCAACCACGGCAAGCACAACTGATCATCACCCACGGCCTGTCAGGCTCGGGTAAAAGCACCTTTGTCAATGAGCTGGCTCCGCAACTTGGCGCGCTTTGCCTGCATTCAGATCATGAGCGCAAACGGTTGTTTGGTCTGGCCATGGATGAACAGAGCCGCTCGCCGATTCGTGGCGGTATCTATTCTGCAGACGCCAGCCGCAAGACCTACACCCACTTGTTTGAGTTGGCTGACACGCTGCTGAGCGCGGGGCTGACAACCATTGTCGATGCCACCTTTCTCAAACAGCAGGATCGCGAACGATTTTGTCAACTGGCAAAGCGTCACCGGGCTTTGTGGACAGTGCTTGATTTCAGAGTGCCCGAGGCTGAGCTGCGCCGTCGTATCCGCCAACGCACCAAGCAGGGCACAGCCGTTTCCGAAGCCGGTGAAGATGTGCTGAATGTTCAGATTGATGCGGCTGAACCGTTAGACGCTGCAGAGAGGCCGCGTTGTATTTCAATCTCGGCGGCATCTGACCTGAAGGACGTTGTTGAGCAAATTGCTAATTTTTGA
- a CDS encoding putative bifunctional diguanylate cyclase/phosphodiesterase, producing the protein MSYRPSKKSTFLSTASGIALTYALISLLWIYLSDSLLLALGIDLLSLSKLQTWKGSVFVFCTAMVLFFLLRNAIKRALYGEALFRKVVETIPTGIWVVDREGNVVDCNFAAHGLLQEFGIQAYNDIQGYAEIQGWWSDNGQPVHPDEWGISRSLSRGETCLREKIDIACTDGVRRTVLYTSLPLKSENGAITGAMALVQDITEKRKTDEVLRRFRFSIEQASEAIFWINDEGRFLFVNDQACHSLGYSASELESLHLWDIDPDFPAERWAEQWERMKSDPKQVFETRHQRKDGRIFPVEVSASQCLFNNEENHVAFVRDITIRKKYEKELEHQSNHDALTGLANRVLLDDRIQQAIVHAERAQRNTAVFLLDLDRFKVINDSLGHSQGDAVLLAVAERLSACISPGDTLSRLGGDEFAIVMTHVNHPADARIMAQKILNAFEQPFPLGNRELRITTSIGASLYPRDGEQSEDLLRHADAAMYQAKKQGGNGFQFCSEEMDTRAHKALELEGDLRQALQLGSFVLHYQPKVKIASGKIDGCEALVRWNHPDKGMISPDDFIPLAEETGLIIALGEWVLREACRQFKAWQAQGLPPIKIAVNLSARQFLQSDFVESIQTILHEFDIDPHWLDLELTESMVMEDPDRIAKLLAELKQIGFALSLDDFGTGYSSLNYLRRFPIDCLKIDRSFILDVASDATAASVANSVIGIAHSLGIHAIAEGVETREQYAFLAMCECDSIQGYLFSKPLPANDLAALLANPTPFKPTT; encoded by the coding sequence GTGTCCTATCGTCCATCTAAAAAATCCACTTTTTTGTCAACGGCATCGGGCATTGCTCTGACGTATGCACTGATTTCATTGTTGTGGATCTACCTCTCAGACAGTTTGTTGCTGGCGCTGGGCATTGACCTGCTGTCATTATCCAAACTACAGACATGGAAAGGCAGCGTCTTTGTGTTTTGCACGGCAATGGTGTTATTTTTTCTGTTACGTAATGCCATCAAGCGTGCACTCTACGGCGAAGCCCTGTTTCGCAAAGTTGTTGAGACCATCCCCACAGGAATCTGGGTTGTTGATCGTGAAGGAAATGTGGTGGATTGTAACTTCGCTGCCCATGGTCTGCTGCAGGAATTCGGCATTCAGGCCTATAACGACATTCAGGGGTATGCTGAGATTCAGGGATGGTGGAGCGACAACGGCCAACCTGTACACCCTGACGAATGGGGGATCTCACGTTCCCTGAGCAGGGGCGAGACCTGCCTGCGGGAAAAAATTGACATTGCCTGCACTGATGGCGTGCGACGCACGGTTCTCTATACTTCCCTGCCGCTTAAGTCGGAAAACGGCGCGATTACCGGGGCCATGGCTCTGGTACAGGACATCACTGAAAAAAGAAAAACCGATGAAGTGTTGCGTCGTTTCCGCTTTTCTATTGAGCAAGCCTCTGAAGCGATTTTCTGGATCAACGATGAGGGCCGTTTTCTGTTTGTCAACGATCAGGCCTGCCACTCTCTGGGCTACTCGGCCTCGGAGCTGGAGTCACTGCACCTGTGGGATATCGATCCTGACTTTCCTGCTGAGCGCTGGGCTGAGCAATGGGAAAGAATGAAGTCAGACCCGAAACAGGTATTCGAAACCCGCCACCAGCGCAAAGACGGGCGCATTTTCCCTGTCGAAGTATCGGCAAGCCAATGCCTGTTCAACAATGAGGAAAACCATGTCGCCTTTGTTCGCGATATCACTATTCGCAAAAAGTATGAAAAAGAGCTTGAACACCAATCCAACCATGATGCCCTGACCGGCCTGGCAAATCGTGTCCTGCTGGATGACCGCATTCAGCAGGCGATTGTTCATGCTGAGCGTGCTCAACGCAATACAGCCGTCTTCCTGCTTGATCTCGATCGTTTCAAAGTCATTAATGACAGCCTTGGCCACAGCCAGGGCGACGCTGTTCTGTTGGCGGTCGCAGAGCGTTTGTCGGCCTGCATCAGCCCCGGAGACACCTTGTCGCGACTGGGAGGAGATGAGTTCGCTATTGTCATGACGCATGTTAATCACCCCGCAGACGCGCGCATCATGGCCCAGAAAATTTTAAATGCTTTTGAGCAACCGTTTCCACTCGGCAATCGTGAGCTGAGGATCACCACCAGTATTGGCGCCAGCCTTTATCCACGCGATGGTGAACAATCGGAAGACCTCCTGCGTCACGCGGACGCCGCCATGTATCAGGCCAAAAAACAGGGGGGCAACGGATTTCAGTTTTGCTCCGAAGAGATGGACACCCGCGCCCATAAAGCATTGGAACTGGAGGGTGACCTGCGTCAGGCACTGCAATTGGGCTCATTTGTTCTCCACTACCAGCCTAAAGTCAAAATTGCATCCGGAAAAATAGACGGCTGCGAAGCCCTGGTACGTTGGAACCACCCGGATAAGGGGATGATCTCACCCGACGATTTTATCCCTTTGGCGGAAGAGACGGGTCTGATCATCGCCTTGGGCGAATGGGTCCTTCGTGAAGCCTGCCGTCAATTTAAAGCCTGGCAAGCGCAAGGATTGCCACCAATCAAAATTGCCGTTAACCTGTCTGCGCGGCAATTTCTTCAAAGTGACTTTGTGGAGAGCATCCAGACGATTCTCCATGAATTCGATATCGACCCGCACTGGCTTGATCTGGAACTGACAGAAAGCATGGTCATGGAGGACCCGGACAGGATTGCCAAACTCCTGGCCGAGCTCAAACAAATCGGCTTTGCCCTGAGCCTCGACGATTTCGGCACCGGCTATTCGAGCCTCAACTATCTGCGCCGTTTTCCGATTGATTGCCTTAAAATTGATCGCTCTTTTATCCTCGATGTGGCGTCGGATGCCACGGCCGCCTCAGTGGCCAACAGCGTTATCGGCATTGCTCACAGCCTCGGGATTCATGCCATTGCCGAAGGCGTTGAGACCCGCGAGCAGTACGCGTTTCTGGCCATGTGCGAGTGCGATTCGATCCAGGGCTATCTGTTCAGCAAACCTTTGCCGGCCAACGACCTTGCCGCCCTCCTCGCCAATCCGACCCCGTTCAAACCGACCACATAA
- a CDS encoding zinc-dependent alcohol dehydrogenase family protein: MMKAIVFEHPGHAEEVLELRDMDSPTPEAHQLLIRVSKRPIHPADLMFIAGRYRVTPQFPQVAGFDGVGTIAAIGSDVTGFNIADRVAFRSPGSWAEYAVAPATKVYPVPDTITDEIACQFPLNPLTAWGLLDSCALRPGDRLLITAGNSGVARLLTAIALSQGFEPFLLIRENNGSHVVKNSDQRILATGASVQQALQVLSSDLKFQGIVDAVGGPSTLALIEVIAPGGHLITYGLLDDAPITLKSSIVLFKNLRWYGFGVDDWLNRMSSEQLDQAKQALWSLLGNTPELLPVIGSFRLDQWPTAIEAWEQNTQPGKILLCS, translated from the coding sequence ATGATGAAAGCCATTGTTTTTGAGCACCCCGGTCACGCCGAAGAGGTTCTAGAATTGCGTGACATGGATTCGCCGACTCCAGAAGCGCACCAGCTTCTGATTCGGGTCAGCAAGAGACCGATCCATCCCGCGGACCTTATGTTTATTGCCGGACGCTACCGGGTCACCCCGCAGTTTCCTCAGGTCGCCGGATTTGACGGCGTCGGCACGATTGCCGCAATCGGTTCCGATGTAACAGGATTCAACATCGCAGATCGGGTGGCGTTTCGCAGTCCGGGCTCATGGGCAGAGTATGCTGTTGCCCCAGCCACCAAGGTCTACCCGGTTCCCGACACCATTACGGATGAAATCGCTTGCCAGTTTCCACTGAACCCACTGACCGCCTGGGGATTGCTCGATTCCTGCGCCCTGCGTCCCGGCGACCGACTTCTGATAACCGCCGGCAACTCCGGGGTAGCTCGGCTGTTGACGGCAATTGCCTTGAGTCAGGGATTCGAACCTTTTTTACTTATCCGGGAAAATAACGGCAGCCATGTGGTCAAAAACTCCGACCAACGCATCCTTGCCACAGGAGCATCGGTACAACAGGCATTGCAGGTGCTTTCAAGCGATCTGAAGTTTCAAGGCATTGTTGACGCTGTCGGTGGCCCTTCAACCCTGGCCCTGATCGAAGTGATCGCCCCCGGTGGTCATTTGATCACTTATGGCCTTCTCGACGATGCCCCTATCACGTTAAAAAGTTCCATCGTATTGTTTAAAAATTTACGCTGGTACGGCTTTGGTGTTGATGACTGGCTCAATCGCATGTCTTCGGAACAACTCGATCAAGCCAAACAGGCACTCTGGTCATTGCTGGGCAACACTCCTGAATTGCTCCCTGTGATCGGCAGCTTTCGTCTCGACCAGTGGCCTACCGCCATAGAAGCCTGGGAACAAAATACACAGCCGGGTAAAATTCTACTGTGCAGTTAA
- a CDS encoding TonB-dependent receptor plug domain-containing protein, with the protein MEKKIALLLVACLAWPLSTLAAPASDDALTGDIVVTATLSEKTVEDAPGTIEVVSAEEIAELGAVTVSEALQWSTGLVVSNETGRAQVPGIRGTGSKHTLVLIDGRRWSAGYKDFIDINQLPVTLIERIEIVRGPGSALYGSDALGGVINIITRNPTESALLEVDARYGNDTYGQSDRYRGAAVVGGGIGKIRTIFSAQVENKNPFEIDGELPEDGDDIQLASGAGRVAYDLAPGHELIAGFECIHMDQEGDRFYRKAARVRESEEERLNTFLTYQGDFDNGSRLRVEAYRSDHDNDIVMKNPDAPVSDEEDAEHCLQQVEAHYSLAVASHYLTMGAEYRQEEREDASGSDEDLHNTSVFLQDELQIARPLYLVVGARFDEHSEFGSQISPRLSLVYHLNPSWQIKASYSQGFRAPSLSELFVTSYRQQGKQVYQPNADLDAESSESYELGLQGSYGRFRGGVTAFYNEIDDLIEAVFSHSTGSGPSKVAYYTHQNITEARMQGIEVEGHLQLPYALSLSAHVTYLDTENKETKDDLEGQPDYQGMAKLAWHPQDSGFTANIRMRYIGDKEFADDDSDAVTLWYLYAGQKLTEQLELYVGVDNLFNRLSDSDSLNLIDPAFYYGGLRWTF; encoded by the coding sequence ATGGAAAAGAAAATTGCCCTGCTATTGGTGGCCTGTCTGGCCTGGCCATTGTCGACTCTGGCGGCACCGGCTTCGGATGACGCCCTGACAGGGGACATTGTCGTGACCGCGACCCTGTCCGAAAAGACAGTTGAGGACGCTCCCGGCACGATTGAGGTGGTGAGTGCCGAGGAGATTGCTGAGCTGGGCGCGGTGACCGTGAGCGAAGCGCTGCAGTGGAGCACCGGGCTGGTGGTTTCAAATGAAACCGGTCGCGCTCAGGTGCCGGGAATTCGCGGCACCGGCAGCAAACATACGCTGGTGTTGATCGATGGTCGCCGCTGGAGTGCCGGGTACAAAGATTTTATCGATATCAACCAACTGCCGGTGACACTCATTGAACGGATTGAGATCGTCCGCGGGCCGGGATCGGCTCTGTACGGCAGCGACGCTCTGGGCGGCGTGATCAATATCATCACCCGCAATCCTACGGAGTCTGCGTTGCTCGAAGTGGACGCCCGCTACGGAAACGACACCTACGGGCAATCCGATCGCTATCGTGGCGCAGCGGTTGTCGGCGGCGGGATTGGCAAAATCCGCACGATTTTTTCGGCGCAGGTTGAAAACAAAAACCCTTTTGAAATCGATGGCGAACTGCCCGAGGACGGCGACGATATCCAACTGGCGTCAGGTGCCGGACGCGTCGCCTATGACCTGGCTCCCGGTCATGAACTGATCGCTGGGTTTGAGTGCATCCACATGGACCAGGAAGGGGATCGTTTTTACCGTAAAGCCGCGCGCGTGAGGGAAAGCGAAGAGGAACGCCTGAATACCTTCCTTACCTACCAGGGGGATTTCGACAATGGAAGTCGTTTGCGGGTGGAGGCCTACCGCTCCGACCATGACAACGACATTGTCATGAAAAACCCGGATGCGCCAGTCAGCGACGAAGAAGATGCGGAACATTGCCTGCAGCAGGTTGAAGCCCACTATTCTCTGGCGGTAGCGTCCCATTATCTGACCATGGGAGCGGAATATCGCCAAGAAGAGCGCGAGGATGCGTCCGGCAGTGATGAAGATTTACACAACACCAGTGTGTTTTTGCAGGATGAACTGCAGATCGCCCGACCGCTGTATCTGGTAGTGGGAGCACGCTTTGACGAACACTCCGAGTTTGGCTCTCAAATCAGCCCGCGCCTGTCTCTGGTCTACCACCTCAATCCGAGTTGGCAGATCAAGGCATCGTACAGTCAAGGTTTTCGCGCGCCCTCGCTGTCGGAGTTATTTGTCACGTCCTATCGCCAACAGGGCAAGCAGGTCTATCAACCCAATGCTGATCTCGATGCGGAAAGCTCCGAGAGCTATGAGCTGGGCCTGCAGGGAAGCTATGGACGCTTCAGGGGCGGCGTCACTGCGTTTTACAACGAAATTGACGATCTGATCGAAGCGGTGTTCAGTCATTCAACCGGCAGCGGCCCAAGCAAAGTCGCCTATTACACCCACCAGAATATCACCGAAGCGCGCATGCAGGGAATCGAAGTCGAAGGCCATCTTCAACTGCCTTACGCGCTGAGCCTCAGTGCTCATGTGACCTATCTCGATACGGAGAACAAAGAGACCAAGGACGATCTCGAAGGACAGCCCGACTACCAGGGTATGGCGAAGCTGGCCTGGCATCCGCAAGACAGCGGTTTCACCGCCAACATTCGTATGCGCTATATCGGCGATAAGGAATTTGCCGATGATGACAGCGATGCTGTGACTCTGTGGTACCTCTACGCCGGACAGAAGCTTACGGAGCAATTGGAGCTGTATGTGGGCGTTGATAATCTCTTTAATCGCTTGAGCGATTCAGACAGCCTCAACCTGATTGATCCGGCTTTTTATTACGGTGGATTACGCTGGACGTTTTAG
- a CDS encoding 4Fe-4S binding protein has product MKTLIAGVVTLALVAVFSILSVQLWGEKEEGMSQDVPLTITAQMTVGQFAEINHLPRPLLKDIFSLASKEQLEQPIRDFGLSLDQIITQVNQKRALSEEHASKNWFKIPLKFALWFIFLLMSFVLLRRKKITRKTRVILYACSFILFGVVLGADPSPMGTVKDAIVLYGTKGVVFKPRLVAFGVFTLTVVLANKFICSWGCQLGTLQDFIFRLNRNGNDSGPGRLPQFKIPFVVSNTVRILFLVALTWVAFVWAYDISHEIDPFKIFKPLKLSLWGWGFVGGILLGSLFVYRPWCHLFCPFGLTGWLFEKLSVFKIKVDYDKCIDCRSCEKACPSTVMKAILDQDKRVIPDCFSCGNCLESCPTDAVSFSRGRRQKPPVDGGAA; this is encoded by the coding sequence ATGAAAACCTTGATTGCCGGTGTCGTAACGCTCGCGCTTGTCGCGGTCTTCTCAATTCTGTCCGTACAGCTCTGGGGGGAAAAAGAGGAAGGGATGAGCCAAGATGTTCCCCTGACGATCACGGCCCAAATGACCGTTGGCCAATTTGCCGAGATCAATCATTTACCACGGCCATTATTGAAGGACATTTTCTCCCTGGCCTCCAAAGAGCAGCTTGAACAACCTATTCGTGACTTCGGGTTGTCGTTGGACCAGATCATCACACAGGTCAATCAAAAGCGGGCACTGAGCGAAGAGCACGCGAGCAAAAACTGGTTTAAAATCCCACTGAAATTTGCCCTGTGGTTTATTTTTTTGCTGATGAGCTTTGTCTTGTTGCGGCGAAAGAAGATCACCCGCAAAACCCGCGTCATCCTTTACGCCTGCAGTTTTATTCTTTTTGGTGTGGTGCTCGGAGCCGATCCCAGCCCCATGGGGACCGTCAAAGATGCCATTGTTCTTTATGGCACCAAAGGCGTGGTGTTCAAGCCACGGCTGGTGGCGTTTGGTGTTTTTACCTTAACCGTGGTGCTGGCCAACAAGTTCATCTGCTCGTGGGGCTGCCAGCTCGGCACCTTGCAGGATTTTATCTTTCGTCTCAATCGCAACGGCAACGATTCGGGGCCAGGGCGGCTGCCGCAATTTAAGATCCCCTTTGTCGTCAGCAACACCGTTCGCATTCTGTTCCTGGTTGCCCTGACCTGGGTGGCTTTTGTTTGGGCCTACGATATCAGCCATGAGATTGATCCGTTCAAGATCTTCAAACCGCTGAAATTGTCGTTGTGGGGATGGGGTTTTGTTGGCGGGATTCTGCTGGGCAGCCTGTTTGTCTACCGGCCGTGGTGTCATCTGTTCTGTCCGTTTGGCCTGACCGGCTGGCTGTTTGAAAAGCTCAGTGTGTTCAAGATCAAGGTAGACTATGACAAGTGCATCGACTGCCGGTCTTGTGAAAAAGCCTGCCCGAGCACGGTTATGAAGGCTATTCTTGATCAGGATAAACGGGTCATTCCCGATTGCTTTTCCTGTGGCAACTGCCTGGAATCCTGTCCCACCGATGCGGTGTCTTTCTCCCGAGGCCGACGGCAGAAGCCGCCCGTTGATGGAGGAGCGGCGTAG
- a CDS encoding methyl-accepting chemotaxis protein, whose translation MRALLQIYLNLSIRIKVTLLATCYSLGLIGIGTIGYYLPDAKLLIICTAVYTAAGAFFSYLIMTSIVGPLKKVSAAAEAIAHGDLSQTTTSQNRDEAGALMNTIHAMAGEIQTIIGDVQLAASHVASGSHQMAVSSEQLASGASEQADLASNITLSMNEITSHIQQTAQRAEVTKNNAMQASVDVATANAAVDQTSLAMRSIVDHISMIDEISRQTNLLALNAAIEAARAAEHGRGFAIVAGEVRKLADRSQQMAAEITAIAKSSLKVSQEAQHLLSKITPEIQETSEQIVEISNACTQQQHQAANVNQASSKLNSLTQVNAAAATQIGSTAEEFTATSADLERSAAFFCATSVKTAALTADSTPPDAPGVPQPHLS comes from the coding sequence ATGCGCGCACTGCTCCAAATTTACTTGAACCTCAGCATCCGCATTAAAGTGACACTATTGGCGACCTGCTACAGTCTGGGGCTGATCGGCATCGGCACCATCGGTTACTATCTGCCGGATGCCAAGCTCCTCATCATCTGTACCGCGGTTTATACCGCGGCAGGTGCGTTCTTTTCCTACCTGATCATGACAAGCATTGTTGGTCCGTTAAAAAAAGTATCTGCGGCAGCCGAAGCAATTGCCCACGGAGATTTAAGTCAGACAACCACCTCCCAAAATCGCGACGAGGCCGGGGCGCTGATGAACACCATTCATGCCATGGCCGGTGAAATCCAAACCATTATCGGTGACGTGCAGCTGGCTGCCAGCCATGTGGCCAGCGGCAGTCACCAGATGGCGGTCAGTTCGGAACAACTGGCCTCGGGTGCATCTGAGCAGGCCGATCTGGCCAGCAACATCACGCTGTCGATGAATGAGATCACCAGCCATATCCAACAAACCGCCCAGCGCGCCGAGGTAACCAAAAACAATGCCATGCAAGCCAGCGTCGACGTGGCAACAGCCAACGCAGCAGTTGACCAGACTTCACTGGCCATGCGCAGCATCGTCGATCATATTTCAATGATTGACGAGATCTCTCGCCAGACCAATCTGCTGGCACTCAATGCCGCCATTGAAGCGGCACGGGCTGCTGAACACGGCAGAGGCTTTGCTATTGTTGCCGGTGAAGTGCGCAAGCTGGCGGACCGAAGTCAACAGATGGCCGCAGAGATCACAGCCATCGCCAAGAGCAGTCTCAAAGTCAGCCAGGAGGCGCAACATCTCTTAAGTAAAATCACCCCGGAGATCCAGGAAACCTCTGAACAAATTGTTGAAATCTCCAACGCCTGCACACAGCAACAGCACCAGGCCGCCAACGTCAATCAAGCGAGCAGTAAGCTCAACTCACTGACACAGGTTAACGCCGCGGCAGCAACACAAATCGGATCAACGGCTGAAGAATTTACTGCAACCTCGGCCGATTTAGAGCGCAGTGCCGCCTTCTTTTGTGCAACAAGTGTCAAAACAGCAGCTTTGACGGCCGACAGTACCCCCCCAGACGCCCCTGGCGTTCCTCAGCCACATTTGAGTTAA
- a CDS encoding hydrolase, whose protein sequence is MEQHPTLLHKDNALLLVIDVQERLVTAMSHRDSVEQAITRLQTGMKILDVPVLATEQYPRGLGPTVEAIRSTTQEMTCVEKTTFSCCGEGCFKPELAKQGRRQIIVTGMETHVCVLQTVLDLMASGYQVHVPITATCSRSDVNRDNALSRMQQAGAILTNVESVLFELVRDASAPEFKAISKLVV, encoded by the coding sequence ATGGAACAGCATCCAACATTGTTACACAAAGACAACGCACTGCTGCTGGTTATTGATGTTCAAGAACGGCTGGTGACAGCGATGAGTCATCGCGATTCTGTCGAACAGGCCATTACCCGACTGCAAACCGGGATGAAAATCCTTGATGTTCCGGTCCTGGCGACAGAACAGTACCCCAGAGGCCTGGGGCCAACGGTTGAAGCCATCCGCAGCACAACACAAGAAATGACCTGTGTTGAAAAGACAACCTTCAGCTGTTGCGGCGAAGGTTGTTTTAAGCCGGAGCTGGCCAAACAAGGACGTCGGCAGATTATTGTCACTGGCATGGAGACCCATGTCTGCGTGTTACAAACGGTTCTTGATCTGATGGCATCAGGCTATCAGGTGCATGTACCGATCACAGCGACCTGCTCACGCTCTGACGTCAACCGCGACAACGCGTTGAGCCGGATGCAACAAGCCGGTGCGATTCTGACCAATGTGGAATCGGTGCTGTTTGAACTGGTGCGCGATGCCAGCGCTCCGGAATTCAAGGCGATCTCCAAACTCGTCGTCTGA
- a CDS encoding MarR family winged helix-turn-helix transcriptional regulator: MLDIVDLPDAETLATLAKRYPQLEPPLLQAWLDLMRTSTDCQHNLDRFLAEYNLSQRKFFVLILLLRNPDGLLISQLAKGTGVSCATMTGVIDGLVKSRFVTREPHAQDRRALVVIITAAGLELLDNVLPQHYQRVNRIMSCLDATEREQLQSLLEKISRRLTGDSV; this comes from the coding sequence ATGCTGGATATTGTTGACCTGCCCGATGCCGAAACCCTCGCCACCCTGGCCAAACGTTACCCGCAACTTGAACCGCCGCTACTCCAGGCATGGTTGGATCTGATGCGCACCTCTACGGATTGCCAACACAACCTTGATCGTTTTCTTGCAGAATACAACCTGTCACAACGTAAATTTTTTGTCTTGATTCTGCTGTTACGCAATCCTGACGGCCTGTTGATCTCGCAACTCGCCAAAGGCACCGGAGTCAGCTGCGCGACCATGACGGGGGTTATCGATGGGCTGGTTAAATCCCGCTTTGTTACTCGTGAACCCCATGCTCAAGACCGACGCGCCCTTGTGGTGATCATAACTGCGGCAGGTCTTGAACTTCTGGACAACGTCCTGCCACAGCACTATCAGCGGGTCAACCGGATCATGTCTTGTCTTGATGCCACGGAACGGGAACAACTTCAATCCCTGCTGGAAAAAATAAGCCGCCGCCTAACAGGCGACTCAGTTTGA